The following proteins are co-located in the Pseudomonas antarctica genome:
- a CDS encoding PA3611 family quorum-sensing-regulated virulence factor, giving the protein MLRSMLRLVAPSVALALVLPMGAHAASLLEAQMNRKLQSVAAESNKDLPREIDEKTLEVAYTVEGMQLIDHLSVQPDRAEQMRANPKAVYFQLGQSVCLNKGYRELMAKGAVMRYEITENKTNRPVASVKFVEADCPAPAAAKKKK; this is encoded by the coding sequence ATGCTGCGTTCCATGCTGCGCCTTGTTGCCCCATCCGTCGCCCTTGCGCTGGTTCTGCCCATGGGCGCCCACGCGGCCTCGCTGCTGGAGGCCCAAATGAACAGGAAGCTGCAAAGCGTCGCGGCAGAAAGCAACAAGGACCTGCCCCGGGAAATTGATGAAAAGACCCTGGAAGTGGCCTACACCGTTGAAGGCATGCAACTGATCGATCACCTCAGTGTGCAACCTGATCGTGCCGAACAGATGCGCGCCAACCCGAAGGCCGTGTACTTCCAGTTGGGCCAAAGCGTGTGCCTGAACAAGGGTTACCGCGAGTTGATGGCCAAAGGCGCAGTGATGCGCTATGAAATCACCGAGAACAAGACCAACCGCCCTGTGGCATCGGTCAAGTTTGTGGAAGCGGATTGCCCGGCACCCGCTGCTGCGAAGAAGAAAAAGTAA